Proteins encoded together in one Thermoplasmata archaeon window:
- a CDS encoding HD domain-containing protein, with the protein MAELKTITDTVHGTIRLEPLTLDLLETLELQRLNSIRQLGLTYLVFPGANHSRVEHCLGVGHVAGEMAKALELSDDERKLVQAAGLLHDVGHGPFSHTLEHVLSRELAVDHMHLTQRIITGQDDNVAPEDRKAFPDVLRIHQVLTKHGVDPDAVAALIRGPAERGYARLVPGSRREPTRYLAQIIHSPMDADQIDYLMRDAHYTGAAHGMIDFSRLLQTLRRHDGEIALDRKGLPALEGMLVARGLMYSSVYFHKTVRIAEQMLARAVERSDAPIGEIQKMVDHELLGWLTHQGPLQREIALRLKYRKLYKRVVSYDRDELTESARDALSSFKDASERRRVEDRIARRAGIKPGHVIIDVPLPELLLSEPRIAKTEVPILDGDSAKAFSKVSPLGRALQVRQVVDWVVMVAAPAATTSAVRKAAASSLFA; encoded by the coding sequence GTGGCAGAACTGAAGACGATCACCGACACCGTGCACGGCACGATTCGGCTCGAACCGCTGACGCTCGATTTGCTCGAGACGCTCGAGCTCCAGCGTCTCAACTCGATTCGCCAGCTCGGGCTCACGTACCTCGTCTTCCCCGGGGCGAACCACTCCCGCGTCGAGCACTGCCTCGGTGTTGGCCATGTCGCGGGGGAGATGGCGAAGGCTCTCGAGCTCTCGGACGACGAGCGCAAGCTCGTCCAAGCCGCCGGCCTGTTGCACGACGTCGGCCATGGCCCGTTCTCGCACACGCTCGAGCATGTCCTCAGCCGCGAGCTCGCCGTGGACCATATGCACCTGACGCAGCGGATCATCACCGGCCAGGACGACAACGTCGCTCCCGAGGATCGGAAGGCCTTCCCCGATGTCCTCCGGATCCATCAGGTCCTCACGAAGCACGGCGTCGATCCGGACGCGGTGGCCGCCTTGATCCGCGGCCCGGCGGAGCGAGGATATGCCCGGCTGGTGCCCGGCAGCCGCCGCGAGCCCACCCGGTACCTCGCGCAGATCATCCACAGCCCGATGGACGCGGACCAGATCGACTACCTCATGAGGGATGCCCACTACACCGGCGCCGCCCACGGGATGATCGACTTCTCCCGGCTTCTGCAGACGCTCCGTCGCCACGACGGCGAGATCGCCCTGGACCGGAAGGGACTGCCGGCGCTCGAGGGGATGCTCGTCGCTCGCGGCCTCATGTACTCCTCGGTGTACTTCCACAAGACGGTCCGGATCGCGGAGCAGATGCTCGCGCGGGCGGTCGAGCGCTCCGACGCGCCGATCGGGGAGATCCAGAAGATGGTCGACCACGAACTCTTGGGTTGGCTGACGCACCAGGGGCCGCTCCAGCGGGAGATCGCGCTTCGACTGAAGTACCGGAAGTTGTACAAGCGCGTCGTCTCGTACGACCGGGACGAGCTGACGGAGTCCGCGCGGGACGCGCTGTCGTCCTTCAAGGATGCGTCGGAGCGCCGCCGCGTCGAGGATCGGATCGCGAGGCGCGCGGGAATCAAGCCGGGTCACGTGATCATCGACGTCCCGTTGCCGGAGCTGCTACTGAGCGAGCCGCGTATCGCGAAGACGGAAGTCCCAATCTTGGACGGGGACTCGGCCAAGGCGTTTTCCAAGGTGAGTCCCCTCGGTCGCGCGCTCCAGGTCCGGCAAGTCGTCGACTGGGTCGTGATGGTCGCAGCGCCCGCCGCCACGACGTCCGCCGTCCGCAAGGCGGCCGCATCGTCGCTCTTCGCGTGA
- the ftsZ gene encoding cell division protein FtsZ gives MNSMLEDVLAREGSAPAFEDSRVDAELEEMLSKMRTNIKIIGLGGGGCNTISRVYNEGIVGAELFACNTDAQHLLHIASPKKVLLGRRITKGLGAGALPQIGEEAAREAEEELRGIVQGSDIVFVTCGLGGGTGTGSCGYVARLAKEMGALTIAVVTLPFRGEGKLRMESAEWGLERLRDAADTVITIPNDKLLDLVPRQSLNLAFKFADEVLMRSIKGLTEIITKPGLVNLDFNDVKTIMKGGGVAMIGLGESQAVGDNRAVEAIEEAINSPLLEVDVSTAHGVLINVTGGNDMTISEAERVAEVVQSKVSPTARIIWGATVDPSLEHTLRVMLVATGVKSKQIVGRRDPAEERARVGIDVIR, from the coding sequence ATGAACTCGATGCTAGAGGACGTGCTCGCCCGGGAAGGGAGCGCACCCGCGTTCGAAGACAGTCGCGTCGACGCCGAGCTCGAAGAGATGCTCAGCAAGATGCGGACGAACATCAAGATCATTGGACTCGGCGGTGGCGGCTGCAACACCATCTCTCGAGTGTACAACGAAGGCATTGTCGGCGCGGAGCTGTTCGCCTGCAACACGGACGCGCAACATCTCTTGCACATCGCCTCCCCGAAGAAGGTCCTCCTCGGTCGGCGGATCACCAAGGGGCTCGGGGCCGGCGCTCTGCCGCAGATCGGCGAAGAGGCCGCCCGCGAGGCCGAGGAGGAGCTCCGGGGAATCGTCCAGGGCTCGGACATCGTGTTCGTGACGTGCGGCCTCGGCGGCGGCACGGGGACCGGCAGTTGCGGCTACGTCGCTCGGCTCGCGAAGGAGATGGGCGCCCTCACGATCGCGGTCGTCACACTTCCGTTCCGAGGCGAAGGCAAGTTGCGGATGGAGAGCGCCGAGTGGGGATTAGAGCGACTGCGGGACGCCGCGGACACGGTCATCACGATCCCGAACGACAAGCTCCTCGATCTCGTGCCGCGACAGAGCTTGAACCTCGCGTTCAAGTTCGCGGACGAGGTCCTGATGCGCTCGATCAAAGGTCTCACGGAGATCATCACGAAGCCCGGCCTCGTGAACCTGGACTTCAACGACGTGAAGACGATCATGAAGGGCGGCGGCGTCGCGATGATCGGCCTGGGCGAGAGTCAGGCGGTCGGCGACAACCGTGCGGTCGAGGCGATCGAGGAAGCGATCAACTCGCCCCTCCTCGAGGTCGACGTCTCGACGGCTCACGGCGTCCTGATCAACGTGACCGGGGGCAACGACATGACGATTTCCGAGGCGGAGCGCGTCGCGGAGGTCGTCCAATCGAAGGTCTCTCCGACTGCGCGGATTATCTGGGGCGCGACCGTGGACCCGTCTCTGGAGCACACCCTCCGCGTGATGCTCGTCGCCACGGGCGTGAAGTCGAAGCAGATCGTCGGGCGCCGCGATCCGGCGGAAGAGCGGGCCCGGGTCGGCATCGACGTGATTCGCTAG
- the ftsZ gene encoding cell division protein FtsZ, giving the protein MDSIVKEVVTRSGGEPRVPESPTQFLGVGAEDAELERILASLRTNIKILGIGGGGCNTIDRLVEAGIVGAELYAANTDAQHLLTIRSPHKLLLGRRVTRGLGAGALPQVGEESAREAADEIRSVVQGADMIFITCGLGGGTGTGGAPVVAQLAKEAGALTIAICTFPFRAEGAIRAENAEFGLEKLRSFADTVVVIPNDKLLELVPRLALNAAFKVADDVLMRAIKGITEVITKPGLVNLDFNDIKTIMKGGGVAMIGLGENDRDDRAEAAIEEAINSPLIDVDISHATGALVNVTGGNDMSVSEAEKVSEIVQGRIAPNARIIWGAAIDPSLEHKIRVMLILTGVRSKQILGPGEHPRAPHAGVDIVR; this is encoded by the coding sequence ATGGATTCGATCGTCAAGGAGGTCGTCACCCGGTCGGGTGGAGAACCTCGGGTGCCCGAGTCCCCCACACAGTTCCTCGGCGTCGGTGCCGAGGACGCCGAGCTCGAACGGATCCTCGCGAGCCTCCGCACGAACATCAAGATCCTCGGGATTGGGGGCGGCGGCTGCAACACGATCGACCGACTCGTCGAAGCCGGAATCGTGGGCGCGGAGCTGTACGCCGCGAACACGGACGCGCAACACCTGTTGACGATCCGCTCGCCGCACAAGCTCTTGTTGGGCCGGCGCGTGACCCGTGGACTCGGCGCGGGCGCTTTGCCGCAAGTCGGCGAAGAGTCCGCGCGGGAAGCGGCCGACGAAATCCGTTCCGTCGTGCAGGGCGCCGACATGATTTTCATCACGTGTGGCCTCGGGGGCGGCACGGGCACGGGCGGTGCCCCGGTCGTCGCGCAGCTTGCGAAGGAGGCCGGCGCGCTGACGATCGCGATCTGCACGTTCCCCTTCCGAGCCGAGGGCGCGATTCGCGCGGAGAACGCGGAGTTCGGCCTGGAGAAACTCCGGAGCTTCGCCGACACGGTCGTCGTGATCCCGAATGACAAACTGCTTGAACTCGTCCCGCGTCTCGCGTTGAATGCGGCATTCAAGGTCGCCGACGACGTCCTGATGCGGGCGATCAAGGGGATCACCGAAGTGATCACGAAGCCCGGACTCGTGAACCTGGACTTCAACGATATCAAGACGATCATGAAAGGGGGCGGCGTAGCGATGATCGGACTCGGGGAGAATGACCGCGACGACCGCGCGGAGGCGGCGATCGAAGAGGCGATTAACTCGCCCCTGATCGACGTCGACATCAGCCACGCGACCGGCGCCCTCGTGAACGTGACGGGCGGGAACGACATGAGCGTCTCCGAGGCCGAGAAGGTTTCCGAGATCGTGCAGGGCCGCATCGCGCCGAACGCCCGCATCATCTGGGGTGCGGCGATCGACCCGAGCCTCGAGCACAAGATCCGCGTCATGCTCATCCTGACCGGAGTGAGGTCGAAGCAGATCCTCGGACCCGGGGAACACCCGAGGGCGCCCCACGCGGGCGTCGACATCGTGAGGTGA